A genomic segment from Luteolibacter ambystomatis encodes:
- a CDS encoding efflux RND transporter periplasmic adaptor subunit, translating into MKRFIPLPLFIACVTPAFADKVQVKVVTPAAATAPRAFEVPARTEPAESATIFSRATGVIRERKVDIGDRVKAGDVLAVIDAPEIALQIEAAQAAIDQATAKAKVARTVADRAEGLLREKAVSKESSEQQSATAEELEASVRASKAELGRLKELQGFMIIRAPFDATIAARKIDRGDHVNGDPSSADAWLFQLYRINELRVVVQAAPDLALRVAEGTEGKVGFPELPGQRFTAKVTRTSRALETTSGTMRVELMLKNEDRTLPSGLTGSVTFDLAPAPGTFLVPNNTLLVRGGRTYVAAVQDGKVKLVEVAQGRNLGEQVEITSAGLTGQPVIVSPNALMREGDEVEAVPLPPKKN; encoded by the coding sequence GTGAAACGTTTCATTCCGCTTCCGCTCTTCATCGCCTGCGTCACTCCGGCCTTTGCCGACAAGGTCCAGGTCAAGGTGGTCACGCCCGCTGCGGCGACCGCGCCGCGTGCCTTCGAGGTGCCCGCCCGCACCGAGCCCGCCGAGTCCGCCACCATCTTCAGCCGAGCCACCGGTGTGATCCGCGAGCGCAAGGTGGACATCGGCGATCGCGTGAAGGCTGGCGACGTGCTGGCCGTGATCGATGCTCCGGAAATCGCGCTTCAGATCGAAGCCGCGCAAGCCGCCATCGACCAGGCCACCGCCAAGGCCAAGGTCGCTCGCACCGTTGCGGACCGTGCGGAGGGATTGCTCCGCGAAAAGGCCGTCTCGAAGGAGTCGTCCGAGCAACAGTCCGCCACGGCGGAGGAATTGGAGGCTTCGGTGCGTGCTTCGAAAGCGGAACTGGGTCGCCTCAAGGAACTCCAGGGCTTCATGATCATCCGCGCGCCGTTCGATGCCACCATCGCCGCGCGTAAGATCGATCGTGGCGATCATGTCAACGGAGACCCTTCGTCGGCGGATGCCTGGCTCTTCCAGCTCTATCGCATCAATGAGCTGCGCGTGGTCGTGCAGGCCGCGCCGGACCTCGCGTTGCGGGTCGCGGAAGGCACGGAGGGCAAGGTGGGGTTCCCCGAGCTGCCCGGCCAGCGTTTCACCGCCAAGGTGACCCGCACCAGCCGCGCGCTCGAAACCACGTCCGGCACCATGCGCGTGGAGCTGATGTTGAAAAACGAGGACCGCACCCTGCCCTCCGGTCTCACCGGCAGCGTGACCTTCGATCTCGCGCCCGCGCCGGGCACTTTCCTCGTCCCGAACAACACGTTGCTTGTCCGTGGCGGCCGCACCTACGTCGCCGCCGTGCAGGATGGCAAGGTGAAGCTGGTGGAGGTCGCGCAAGGTCGCAATCTCGGCGAGCAGGTGGAGATCACCTCCGCGGGTCTCACCGGCCAGCCGGTGATCGTCAGTCCGAACGCGCTCATGCGCGAAGGTGATGAAGTGGAAGCCGTGCCGCTGCCGCCGAAGAAGAACTGA
- a CDS encoding helix-turn-helix transcriptional regulator translates to MNRIDRLTGIILLLQSHRVITAEQIAAHYEISVRTVYRDLAALGEAGVPIIAEAGMGYSLMRGYHMPPVMFTEDEAAALFMSGEIAEQIADESLRDSLRAALLKVRSVLPADRRDYLDRLSERTKVWLSRRSVQEDEECHQALMRLQEAVVRRRCTALRYDAGNRGEITTRMVEPLGVVFYARQWHLIAWCRMRKAMRDFRLDRLVDWEVTDESFLGHEDFSLSEFLEEAIRGRELVPATVIFHPQVMERVRGEMMCARTRETRLPDGRYQVDTLTGSLEWLAGWLMSFGTTVEVAEPLELRSMVRNLAFQIAEAHAGAFENIPTLLT, encoded by the coding sequence ATGAACCGCATCGACCGCCTTACCGGCATCATCCTGCTGTTGCAGAGCCACCGCGTGATCACCGCGGAGCAGATCGCCGCGCATTATGAGATCAGCGTGCGCACGGTGTATCGTGATCTGGCGGCGCTGGGGGAGGCGGGCGTGCCGATCATCGCGGAGGCGGGTATGGGCTACAGCCTGATGCGTGGCTACCACATGCCGCCGGTGATGTTTACGGAGGATGAAGCGGCGGCCCTTTTCATGAGCGGCGAGATCGCCGAGCAGATCGCGGACGAGTCCTTGCGCGACTCGCTGCGCGCGGCCTTGCTGAAGGTGCGCTCGGTCCTGCCTGCGGATCGCCGCGACTATCTCGACCGGCTTTCCGAGCGAACCAAGGTGTGGCTGAGCCGCCGGTCCGTGCAGGAGGACGAGGAATGCCATCAGGCGTTGATGCGCTTGCAAGAGGCCGTGGTCCGCCGCCGTTGCACCGCACTGCGTTATGATGCGGGCAACCGTGGCGAGATCACCACCCGCATGGTGGAACCGTTGGGAGTCGTTTTCTACGCTCGCCAGTGGCATCTCATCGCCTGGTGCCGGATGCGGAAGGCGATGCGTGATTTCCGGCTCGACCGGCTGGTCGACTGGGAAGTGACGGACGAGTCCTTCCTAGGGCACGAGGATTTCTCCCTCAGCGAGTTTTTGGAGGAAGCGATCCGCGGGCGGGAGCTGGTTCCGGCCACGGTGATCTTCCACCCGCAGGTCATGGAACGGGTGCGCGGCGAGATGATGTGCGCCCGGACCCGCGAGACGCGGCTGCCCGACGGACGCTACCAGGTCGATACGTTGACGGGTTCTCTGGAGTGGCTGGCCGGATGGTTGATGAGCTTTGGAACGACGGTGGAGGTGGCGGAGCCGCTGGAACTGCGGTCGATGGTCCGGAACCTCGCCTTCCAGATCGCGGAGGCCCATGCAGGAGCTTTTGAAAATATTCCAACACTCCTGACATAG
- a CDS encoding efflux RND transporter permease subunit has protein sequence MWIVLFALRYKYTIGVFAILILLFGVMSGKKMSTDILPRVESPEITLVWNYTGLNATEMASKITSFSEIATLNNVDDLVEVRSETSNGVSLVKLKFQPYADINTALAQVTSVSQTILRRMPTGTTPPLIIRTSPSSVPIVQLVMSSDTMTNGQLFDYARLSLRGKIQSIPGLRLSLPYGGAARQVMVDLDPDALNAFGLSAADVTRAISTQNLTLPSGSLREGARELPVTLNASPDNVQAFLDLPIRAVNGKMILLRDVANVRDGEALPTNPARLNGQNAVMVSVLKLGSASTVDVVNGILERMEEIRREAPPGMTIEPIFDQSVFVKSAVDGVLKEILLVGGLVALVVLLFLGSWRSTLIVLTSIPLALLCSIMGLYLVGATFNLMTLGGLSLAIGILVDNALVEIENIKRQIALGKGVKQAIIDGARQVAFPEFVSTLSICIVFLPIFLLSGTASYVFRPLALAVVFSMIASYLLSRTLVPTLASLMLPAEARKEAELRARTTKRFGLFSIHHGIEHGVDRLGEVQGGILGWVLRHRWVVIIPVLVAVAIGTFSGMHAGREFFPRTDAGLMRLFVRVPTGARVEDTGIVMAEIQREIRNIIPAEDLAFVVENIGAPNSVNLAWVESSSISSADGEILVQLAENHRPTMGYEKAVREMLAEKFPKVQAFFRPADATSQTLASGSPTTFEVRFSGRDVPGNIALAKELRERFAKVPGAVDVTLREVLDQPGYLIRVDRARAAYLGVTAQDASNAILAALGSGGTVAPNFWADPEKGASYDVQILAQPTALNSSEQLLNLPIRPSAGGEPVLLRAFATLVEQRTPASVSRTTLQPTFTVVGNVQGRDLGSVTNELEKILDEMKHRLKEQKKVGTDIKLQGQAALMESAYSELIGGLGLAAVLVFLVMVINFQSWSLPFVAISGLPLAVSGAVAGLYLTNTPLSVPALMGVIMVVGVSTANSVLVSSFARDRQVLEGATAAEAAMDAATTRLRPVMMTALAMILGVIPMALGHGEGGEQNAPLGRAVIGGLVFGTFASLFIVPVMFAIVRRRWQPPVEETVHIEPSPLADPA, from the coding sequence ATGTGGATCGTCCTCTTTGCCCTCCGCTACAAGTACACCATCGGAGTCTTCGCCATCCTGATCCTGCTGTTCGGGGTGATGTCCGGTAAGAAGATGTCCACGGACATCCTGCCGCGGGTGGAAAGCCCGGAGATCACGCTGGTATGGAACTACACCGGCCTGAACGCCACCGAGATGGCATCCAAGATCACCTCGTTCTCCGAGATCGCCACGCTCAACAACGTGGATGACCTGGTGGAGGTCCGCTCGGAGACGTCCAATGGCGTGAGTCTGGTGAAGTTGAAATTCCAGCCCTATGCGGACATCAACACCGCATTGGCGCAGGTGACTTCTGTTTCGCAGACGATCCTGCGGCGCATGCCCACCGGCACCACGCCGCCGCTGATCATCCGCACCAGCCCGTCGAGTGTGCCGATCGTGCAGCTCGTGATGTCCTCGGACACGATGACGAACGGCCAGCTCTTCGACTACGCGCGCCTCTCACTGCGCGGCAAGATCCAGAGCATCCCCGGCTTGCGCCTTTCGCTGCCGTATGGTGGTGCCGCCCGGCAGGTGATGGTGGATCTTGATCCGGACGCGCTCAATGCGTTCGGTCTTTCCGCCGCGGATGTGACCCGCGCGATCAGCACACAGAACCTGACGCTGCCCTCCGGCTCTCTGCGCGAAGGCGCGCGCGAACTGCCGGTGACGCTGAACGCCAGCCCGGACAACGTGCAGGCTTTCCTCGATCTCCCGATCCGCGCCGTGAACGGTAAGATGATCCTGCTGCGCGATGTGGCCAACGTTCGCGACGGCGAGGCGCTGCCCACCAATCCGGCACGCCTGAACGGCCAGAACGCCGTGATGGTGTCCGTGCTCAAGCTCGGCAGCGCGTCCACCGTGGATGTGGTGAACGGCATCCTCGAACGCATGGAGGAGATCCGCAGGGAAGCGCCTCCGGGCATGACCATCGAGCCGATCTTCGACCAATCGGTGTTCGTGAAGTCGGCGGTCGATGGCGTGCTGAAGGAGATCCTGCTGGTGGGCGGCCTCGTCGCGCTGGTAGTGCTGCTGTTCCTCGGCTCCTGGCGTTCCACGCTGATTGTGCTGACCTCCATCCCGTTGGCGCTGCTGTGCTCGATCATGGGCCTCTATCTGGTCGGCGCGACGTTCAACCTGATGACGCTCGGTGGTCTCTCATTGGCGATCGGCATCCTCGTGGACAACGCGCTGGTGGAGATCGAGAACATCAAGCGGCAGATCGCGCTCGGGAAGGGCGTGAAGCAGGCGATCATCGATGGCGCGCGCCAGGTGGCGTTCCCGGAGTTCGTGTCCACGCTCAGCATCTGCATCGTGTTCCTTCCGATCTTCCTGCTCAGCGGCACGGCCTCGTATGTGTTCCGGCCGCTGGCGCTGGCGGTGGTGTTCTCGATGATCGCGAGCTACTTGCTCTCCCGTACTTTGGTGCCCACGCTGGCCTCGTTGATGCTGCCGGCGGAGGCGCGGAAGGAAGCGGAACTCCGCGCGCGGACGACGAAACGCTTCGGTCTTTTCAGCATCCATCACGGCATCGAGCACGGCGTGGACCGGCTCGGGGAGGTGCAGGGCGGCATCCTCGGCTGGGTCTTGCGCCACCGCTGGGTGGTGATCATTCCAGTGCTGGTGGCGGTGGCCATCGGCACGTTCTCCGGGATGCACGCGGGCCGTGAATTCTTCCCCCGCACGGACGCGGGCCTGATGCGCTTGTTCGTGCGTGTGCCGACCGGAGCGCGTGTCGAAGACACCGGCATCGTGATGGCAGAGATCCAGCGCGAGATCCGCAACATCATCCCGGCGGAGGATCTTGCTTTCGTTGTCGAGAACATCGGTGCGCCGAACTCGGTGAACCTCGCGTGGGTGGAGAGTTCCTCGATCAGTTCCGCGGATGGCGAAATCCTCGTGCAGCTCGCTGAGAACCATCGCCCGACGATGGGCTATGAGAAAGCGGTGCGCGAGATGCTGGCGGAAAAGTTTCCGAAGGTGCAGGCCTTCTTCCGTCCCGCCGATGCCACCAGCCAGACGCTCGCCTCCGGCTCACCGACCACTTTCGAAGTCCGCTTCTCCGGCCGAGATGTGCCGGGTAACATCGCCCTTGCGAAAGAACTGCGCGAACGTTTCGCCAAGGTGCCCGGTGCCGTGGATGTCACGCTTCGAGAGGTGCTCGACCAGCCCGGCTACCTGATCCGCGTGGACCGTGCCCGCGCGGCCTATCTCGGCGTGACCGCTCAGGACGCGTCGAACGCCATCCTGGCCGCGCTCGGCAGCGGCGGCACCGTGGCGCCGAACTTCTGGGCGGATCCGGAAAAGGGCGCGTCCTATGACGTGCAGATCCTGGCCCAGCCCACGGCGCTGAACTCCTCCGAGCAACTGCTCAATCTTCCGATCCGTCCCAGTGCGGGAGGCGAGCCGGTGTTGCTCCGCGCCTTCGCAACCTTGGTCGAGCAACGCACGCCCGCGAGCGTGTCCCGCACCACCTTGCAGCCGACTTTCACCGTGGTGGGGAACGTGCAGGGGCGCGACCTCGGCAGCGTGACGAACGAGCTGGAAAAGATTCTCGATGAGATGAAGCACCGGCTGAAGGAGCAGAAGAAGGTCGGCACGGACATCAAGCTTCAAGGCCAGGCCGCGCTGATGGAATCCGCCTACTCCGAACTCATCGGCGGTCTTGGTCTCGCGGCCGTGCTGGTGTTCCTGGTGATGGTGATCAACTTCCAATCGTGGTCGCTGCCCTTCGTGGCGATCAGCGGTCTGCCGCTCGCCGTCTCCGGTGCCGTCGCCGGGCTTTATCTCACGAACACACCGCTCAGCGTGCCCGCGCTGATGGGCGTGATCATGGTGGTGGGTGTCTCCACCGCAAACAGCGTGCTGGTCAGCAGCTTCGCACGGGATCGCCAGGTGCTGGAAGGTGCCACCGCCGCGGAGGCCGCCATGGATGCGGCGACCACCCGCCTGCGCCCGGTGATGATGACCGCGCTGGCGATGATTCTTGGCGTGATTCCAATGGCTCTCGGCCACGGCGAAGGCGGCGAGCAAAATGCTCCGCTCGGCCGCGCGGTGATCGGTGGTCTGGTCTTCGGCACCTTCGCCTCGCTGTTCATCGTGCCCGTCATGTTCGCCATCGTCCGCCGCCGCTGGCAGCCGCCGGTGGAGGAAACCGTCCACATCGAACCGTCTCCGCTCGCCGATCCGGCTTGA
- a CDS encoding DUF4190 domain-containing protein, whose product MTMQQQQYPRTSGLAIASLVTGLLGLGLVAVICGHIALSQIKKSAGALTGKGMAVTGLVVGYVTIALVMLLMVPMLFIGARAWKKGSDRAGCIMYQRNVQQAVRTYEVANRLKPGARIDWGKVTLPTGTSLTQPCPAGGAYVISETIPSVGDMVVECPHAGVPDKHEPADHHDW is encoded by the coding sequence ATGACAATGCAACAACAGCAGTATCCCCGGACTTCCGGTCTTGCGATCGCCAGTTTGGTGACGGGGCTTCTGGGCCTGGGGTTGGTGGCCGTGATCTGCGGACACATCGCCCTCTCACAGATCAAGAAGTCCGCGGGCGCGCTCACTGGAAAGGGCATGGCGGTCACGGGTCTGGTCGTCGGCTACGTGACGATCGCGCTGGTGATGCTGCTCATGGTTCCGATGCTGTTCATCGGTGCCAGGGCTTGGAAGAAAGGTTCCGATCGCGCCGGCTGCATCATGTATCAGCGCAATGTCCAACAGGCGGTCCGCACCTATGAGGTCGCCAACCGTCTCAAGCCCGGTGCCCGGATCGATTGGGGCAAGGTCACCCTGCCCACCGGCACCAGCCTCACCCAACCCTGCCCGGCGGGTGGAGCCTATGTCATCAGCGAGACGATTCCTTCCGTGGGTGACATGGTGGTGGAATGCCCGCACGCGGGTGTGCCGGACAAGCATGAGCCGGCCGATCACCACGATTGGTGA
- a CDS encoding toll/interleukin-1 receptor domain-containing protein produces METQPPARTFWCFISYRHADNKDSGRQWATWLHQQIETYEVPSDLVGTVNGRGDTIPERIFPVFRDEDELPANADLASPIYRALDASKFLVVLCSPRAVQSSYVADEIVYYKKIGRSDRVLAAILDGDPRDSFPRPLQHPVDANGVLIENEHAEPIAADFRLVDDTQGWTSPEAYRQALEGNGVARKEIDRLVTDYKGRLELGKLKIIAGVLGLPLGTLTQRDKVYQLEKERRRARIFRRVTAAMSVLLVAAIAGGVFASIKQREAEAQRLAAVSARDAEATARSLAESRRVEAEDARGVAETRRTEAEQAKTLAEQRRVESESRLAKSNILLADRLTREGNTIDAASALWEVPEHERQWDWGYLLGRAYPETGYFQISNADGVPLAAQACALDPSGRQAAFWGGDLLKRIRIQPDGAATMDTVAVKNGVAQAVVSRSGAMAFLDGNVVRVILPDGREAPPLELADQEPEIFPPLAFLDDAGTMLVLKSGESWRILRASEQGVAEFGRIEENFESERFCGSSADGHRWLAASSDTGVTVYDEEGRIVDKIPGVWQGSAAISEDGTVAVGDITESVELRMPDGKHRKLFTGEEGAISHLATGCTLRWMGKRLFVRTAHQVRMWDLRMKPPKGEELSPGVWEIPGESTVRMAVGDAWIAVTLVDGSIAIASTDDMTEIQRFRGHSGEVRDLRFPFDHLLASAATDGTLRYWTPGTHTRMGTQTAEIKDSLFKGNPDVWPGLAKENSDVGLLPVGPGVPPGTTIKVSSPDGRFHATTGEDGQVRLWKGDGTEPSIVLPALGKRGIGLAFSKDGRSLGAESFVPGEFLDFEQEWNTEPWTRVQLGIDASADWRKAYEQVFEKRFEAAWKTQGR; encoded by the coding sequence ATGGAGACGCAACCCCCTGCGCGTACATTCTGGTGCTTCATCAGCTACCGCCACGCCGATAACAAGGATTCCGGCCGCCAGTGGGCGACGTGGCTGCACCAGCAGATCGAGACCTACGAGGTGCCGTCCGATCTGGTCGGCACCGTCAATGGACGGGGCGATACGATCCCCGAGCGGATCTTTCCCGTCTTCCGTGATGAGGACGAGTTGCCCGCGAACGCTGATCTGGCCTCGCCGATCTACCGCGCGCTGGATGCCTCGAAGTTCCTCGTCGTGCTGTGTTCGCCGCGGGCGGTGCAGTCGAGCTACGTTGCGGACGAGATCGTGTACTACAAGAAGATCGGCCGCAGCGACCGGGTACTCGCGGCGATCCTCGATGGCGATCCGCGCGACAGCTTTCCAAGACCCCTGCAACATCCCGTCGATGCGAATGGAGTGTTGATTGAAAACGAGCACGCCGAACCCATCGCCGCGGATTTCCGTCTCGTCGATGACACGCAGGGGTGGACCAGTCCGGAGGCTTACCGGCAGGCCTTGGAAGGCAATGGCGTGGCGCGCAAGGAAATCGACCGCCTTGTGACCGACTACAAGGGCCGCCTCGAACTTGGGAAACTCAAGATCATCGCTGGTGTGCTCGGCCTGCCGCTCGGCACGCTGACGCAGCGTGACAAGGTCTATCAGCTAGAGAAAGAGCGCCGCCGCGCCCGCATTTTCCGCCGGGTGACGGCAGCCATGTCGGTGCTGCTCGTTGCCGCGATTGCCGGCGGCGTGTTTGCCTCGATCAAGCAGCGCGAGGCGGAAGCCCAGAGGCTGGCGGCCGTTTCAGCCCGTGACGCGGAGGCCACGGCGCGTTCGCTGGCGGAATCGCGGCGTGTCGAGGCGGAGGATGCGCGGGGTGTCGCGGAAACGCGCCGGACCGAGGCGGAACAGGCGAAGACGCTCGCGGAGCAGCGCCGCGTGGAATCCGAGTCCCGCCTCGCGAAGAGCAACATCCTGCTCGCGGACCGCCTCACCCGCGAGGGCAACACCATCGATGCGGCGAGCGCCTTGTGGGAGGTGCCGGAGCACGAGCGCCAGTGGGACTGGGGCTATCTGCTCGGCCGCGCGTATCCGGAGACGGGCTATTTCCAGATCTCGAATGCGGATGGCGTTCCCCTTGCGGCGCAGGCCTGCGCGCTCGATCCTTCCGGGCGCCAGGCGGCGTTCTGGGGCGGGGATTTGTTGAAGCGCATCCGCATCCAGCCGGACGGTGCTGCTACGATGGATACCGTAGCCGTGAAAAACGGCGTGGCGCAGGCGGTGGTGAGCCGCTCCGGTGCCATGGCATTTCTGGATGGCAACGTGGTGCGCGTGATTTTGCCGGACGGCAGGGAGGCACCCCCGCTGGAACTCGCGGACCAGGAGCCGGAGATTTTCCCGCCACTTGCCTTCCTGGACGATGCCGGAACGATGCTGGTGCTGAAGTCCGGCGAGTCCTGGCGGATTCTCCGTGCGTCCGAGCAGGGTGTGGCTGAGTTCGGGCGGATCGAGGAGAATTTCGAATCGGAACGTTTCTGCGGCAGTTCGGCGGACGGGCATCGCTGGCTCGCCGCATCCTCGGATACGGGAGTGACCGTGTACGATGAGGAAGGCCGCATCGTGGACAAGATTCCCGGCGTCTGGCAGGGAAGCGCGGCCATTTCGGAGGATGGGACGGTGGCGGTCGGAGACATCACCGAGTCGGTGGAACTGCGCATGCCCGATGGCAAGCACCGCAAGCTCTTCACCGGCGAAGAGGGAGCGATCTCCCACTTGGCCACCGGTTGCACGTTGCGGTGGATGGGCAAGCGGCTCTTTGTCCGTACCGCGCATCAGGTGCGGATGTGGGATCTGCGGATGAAGCCGCCGAAGGGAGAAGAGCTTTCGCCGGGAGTGTGGGAAATCCCCGGTGAGAGCACGGTGCGCATGGCAGTCGGCGATGCGTGGATCGCCGTGACCCTGGTGGATGGCTCCATCGCCATCGCCTCGACCGATGATATGACCGAGATCCAGCGTTTCCGCGGGCATTCCGGAGAGGTGCGGGATCTGCGCTTTCCATTCGATCATCTCCTCGCCAGTGCGGCGACGGATGGCACCCTGCGCTATTGGACGCCCGGAACTCACACGCGGATGGGCACGCAGACCGCGGAGATCAAGGATTCCCTCTTCAAGGGGAATCCCGATGTGTGGCCGGGCCTGGCCAAGGAAAACTCCGATGTCGGCCTACTGCCGGTGGGACCTGGAGTTCCGCCAGGGACGACCATCAAGGTGTCGTCTCCGGACGGGCGCTTTCATGCCACCACCGGCGAAGACGGACAGGTGCGTCTTTGGAAAGGCGATGGCACGGAGCCGTCGATCGTGTTGCCTGCACTTGGCAAGCGCGGCATCGGACTGGCCTTTTCGAAGGACGGTCGCAGCTTGGGCGCGGAATCGTTCGTGCCAGGGGAGTTTCTGGATTTCGAGCAGGAGTGGAACACCGAGCCGTGGACGCGTGTGCAGCTCGGGATTGATGCGTCGGCCGATTGGCGGAAGGCATACGAGCAGGTTTTCGAGAAGCGCTTCGAGGCCGCTTGGAAGACGCAGGGGAGGTGA
- a CDS encoding lactate/malate family dehydrogenase: MKLSIIGPGKVGMALAFAVTLRGFARELVLVGRDLDRMHGEALDLAHGESFYPAPVKIRAGEVADTAGSDVIVFCASATQEVEDRLALGPANTRLLEKMLPPLVEASPNALLLMVTNPVDVLTWQALRITGWPASRVFGTGTLLDSMRFRHLLSRELGIYPDDLRAYILGEHGDTQFPAMSMAHAGAERIADTPERRAMFQQAATMGQEIYRRKGHTSYGIAMSASAILESIALDDKRTMPLSVRVDGYEGVSDVCLSLPVVVGRGGIEKVLKPVLNDAEATAFRHSAEVVRRAIGLCRN, from the coding sequence ATGAAGCTCTCCATCATCGGGCCGGGAAAGGTTGGCATGGCCCTCGCGTTTGCCGTGACACTGCGCGGCTTCGCCCGCGAACTGGTGCTGGTCGGACGTGATCTCGATCGCATGCACGGCGAGGCACTGGATCTCGCGCATGGCGAATCGTTCTATCCCGCGCCGGTGAAGATCCGTGCCGGAGAGGTAGCGGATACAGCGGGCTCAGACGTGATCGTCTTTTGCGCCTCGGCAACGCAGGAAGTGGAAGACCGCCTCGCATTGGGACCGGCGAACACGCGACTGCTCGAAAAGATGCTGCCTCCGCTGGTGGAAGCCTCGCCAAACGCGCTGTTGTTGATGGTGACGAACCCGGTGGATGTTCTCACCTGGCAGGCGCTGCGTATCACCGGATGGCCGGCCTCGCGGGTTTTCGGCACCGGCACACTGCTGGACTCGATGCGTTTCCGGCACCTGCTCTCGCGCGAGCTCGGCATCTATCCGGACGATCTCCGCGCCTACATCCTCGGCGAACACGGTGACACGCAGTTCCCCGCCATGAGCATGGCCCATGCGGGCGCGGAACGGATCGCGGACACCCCGGAACGGCGCGCGATGTTCCAACAAGCTGCGACCATGGGCCAGGAAATCTACCGCCGCAAGGGTCACACCAGCTACGGCATCGCCATGTCCGCCTCCGCCATTCTCGAGTCCATCGCGCTGGACGACAAACGGACGATGCCTCTCAGCGTACGGGTGGATGGCTATGAAGGCGTCAGCGATGTCTGCCTGAGCCTGCCCGTCGTGGTGGGTCGCGGCGGAATCGAGAAAGTGCTGAAACCCGTGCTGAATGATGCCGAGGCAACTGCTTTCCGTCACTCCGCCGAGGTCGTGCGAAGGGCGATCGGGCTCTGCAGAAATTGA
- a CDS encoding VOC family protein yields MKKNALNWFEIHVADLARAKRFYDTILDTTLQTVECETGCQMAIFPHEQGQGIGGALTKMDECGPAAGGTVVYLNVEGDLDGVLSRVVAAGGKIVRERMAIPPHGFIGIIGDTEGNVVGLHSMV; encoded by the coding sequence ATGAAAAAGAACGCCCTGAACTGGTTCGAAATCCACGTCGCCGACCTCGCCCGCGCCAAGCGCTTCTATGACACGATCCTGGACACCACGCTCCAGACCGTGGAGTGCGAAACGGGCTGCCAGATGGCCATTTTTCCTCACGAGCAGGGACAGGGCATCGGTGGTGCGCTGACGAAGATGGACGAATGCGGCCCGGCGGCCGGTGGCACCGTGGTCTATCTGAATGTCGAGGGTGACCTCGATGGAGTGTTGTCCCGTGTCGTTGCCGCGGGAGGCAAGATCGTCCGCGAGCGCATGGCCATCCCGCCGCACGGTTTCATCGGCATCATCGGTGACACCGAGGGCAACGTCGTCGGTCTCCACAGCATGGTGTGA